The Bacteroidales bacterium genome segment GCCTTTTGAATTTGATCTTTGGTTAAATCCTGGGCCTGCATGCTGAATGGCTTAATAAAAACTAACAGAGCGATGGTAACGGCCATCATCCTACCTGTTTTAGCTAAATGATTTTTCATGTTTAATAAATTTTGGAGTTTTACTAATCACTGGTATGAACCCCAGGGCAAGCCCTGGAACTTAATTCCCGGGCAAGCCCCGGGAAATTTACCCATTTACCCCTCCCCCGTCCCCTCCCCTGCTGGCAGGGGAGGGGTGCAGGGGTGGGGTACATTAAAAGCATCCGCTTTGGTTTGGTCATATCTTCTGCTTTTTGTACCATGCATGTCCAAAATTGTATTTGAATGAGAACTGGACCTTGAAGATATTGGTTTGCCAGCCATCCTTGTTCTCACGTGTACCATACTGTGCCTCGACACCCATCATTGCATTCTGGACGGGATAGTACAACAGGTTGGCCAGCGCGTAATGGCCTCTGTGATATTCAGAGTCATTCTGGCCATCGGTGTTATTGATATCGACCATCGAATACCCGAGGGAACTGCTGAACTTATCATTCCACTGCTGGTCGAGGAAAGCAACTACTCCCAATACCGGTAAGGGAATACCAAGGATAGGTTGTTCTTCATCGTCAAAGTTGTTCTTGATCCCCACATCGGCCGGCGCGTCGTTCATATAGTTCTCAATGCCTTCGCCATAAACTGCCTGGAACCTGCCCACAAGGCTCTTGTTAAATTTAATGTTTGAGCTGAGGTTCAATCCCCATCCGATCGCATGACCGGTGAGATCAAGCTTATCATCATTCATATCTTTCCAGGCCATGTAACGAAGGATCCCCGCCAGCTCAACATATCCAAATTTTCCTCCATACCGGTACTCTGCAGAAAAGTCAGGAACCGGAAAATGAGAACTAACGCCTTCAAGCTCAATACGATTGGAATACACTCCTTGGTCAGCACTGGCTCCGGGACGTTCAAGAGCGAATGTGAGACGTGTATCGCCCATGATAGGCATCCATCGTACCTGGATATTCCTGAAAAATACCATGCCGTTAGGTCCCCAGTACTCAACAGTATTCGGAAATACATCGATATCCATGAACGGGCTCCAATACTGCCCCACGCCAAAATGGCCCAGTTCGGCATACGCATGGCGCAAACGCAGGGTGGTCTGACCGGCATCCACCCCGGTACCGAACAATTCAAACTCGAAAATAGTTTTTATATCCCCCAGCCTGGTTGGTATCCAGGCCTTGGTGCCAAACCGGGTCTGCCGGACACTGAAAAAGAAATTGCCGTTCGTGCCGTATTCTCCCGCATAGGAAGGCAACTTGCTCGGACGGACCACATCGAACCAGTCAGGATGGATCTGGTTTGCGTTATAACCTGCATCCATCATCACAAATCCATAAATCTCAAAGATCTTCCGTTCTTCCTCTTCCTGAGCATAAACGGAGGAAAGGATGGCAGCAAACAGTACAATAATGAGTAATCTGAATGTTTTCATTATTTGAATGATTTATATTACACTGAATTGACCGAATACTTGATTAAATCTATCAATGCTTCACCATCCACCGGCTTCCGGAGGTACGCCAGTGCTCCGTAATTTTTTGCACATTCACGGCTGGCAGGTTCATCAAAGGCTGTTATGATAATTACCGGTACATGGATTTCTTCTTTAATAAAGTGTTCCAGCAAATCACAACCACCCATGCCTGGCATGTGCATATCCAGGATCAGCAGGTCCTGTTCAACCGGCTGACAGGATTCCAGAAAATCTTCTGCACTCCCAAAGCACTTACATTCCAGGTCTGCTGACTTAAGCAGCATCCCAAATCCCCTTCTCACATACTTATCATCATCAATGATATAGATCATGATTATACCTCTCTCCTTACACCTCCTCTTCAACCTGGAGAGAAGACCGGGATTGAGGTATTGCAAAATTAATCCGGGGGAATTGGCTTGTAAATAGTACTTTGGTTCTATAGAGACAGGCGGAGGGGACTGAATAAAAAGGATTACATCTCAACCCCCGTGAGGTTGTATCAAATGTACTTAACCACAAAGGAACACGAAGGTTTTCACAAAGGTACACAAAGTATTATCATTGATTATCAAAAACTTAGTGTTCCTTAGTGAAGTACTTTGAGTACCTTTGTGTTTAAAAA includes the following:
- a CDS encoding DcaP family trimeric outer membrane transporter, translated to MKTFRLLIIVLFAAILSSVYAQEEEERKIFEIYGFVMMDAGYNANQIHPDWFDVVRPSKLPSYAGEYGTNGNFFFSVRQTRFGTKAWIPTRLGDIKTIFEFELFGTGVDAGQTTLRLRHAYAELGHFGVGQYWSPFMDIDVFPNTVEYWGPNGMVFFRNIQVRWMPIMGDTRLTFALERPGASADQGVYSNRIELEGVSSHFPVPDFSAEYRYGGKFGYVELAGILRYMAWKDMNDDKLDLTGHAIGWGLNLSSNIKFNKSLVGRFQAVYGEGIENYMNDAPADVGIKNNFDDEEQPILGIPLPVLGVVAFLDQQWNDKFSSSLGYSMVDINNTDGQNDSEYHRGHYALANLLYYPVQNAMMGVEAQYGTRENKDGWQTNIFKVQFSFKYNFGHAWYKKQKI
- a CDS encoding response regulator, producing MIYIIDDDKYVRRGFGMLLKSADLECKCFGSAEDFLESCQPVEQDLLILDMHMPGMGGCDLLEHFIKEEIHVPVIIITAFDEPASRECAKNYGALAYLRKPVDGEALIDLIKYSVNSV